A genomic segment from Saccharicrinis carchari encodes:
- a CDS encoding amidophosphoribosyltransferase — MSDQIKHECGFVLIRLRKPLEYYKEKYGTWKYGLHKLYLLMEKQHNRGQDGAGVASLKLDQKSGTKYLSRRRSNKSNPIQDVFQGINDSIAKVNGSNTDLINDPIWAKGNVPFCAELYLGHLRYGTFGRSSIDYVHPVMRENNWRSRNLVLAGNFNLTNVDEIFRNLEDLGQHPKDFTDTVTMLENLGHFLDEENQLLFRQYKNEGYSNREISHKIEDSLDVKQILERSSRKWDGGYVVAGMFGHGDAFVTRDPWGIRPASYYIDDEVVVVASERAVIQTAMNVAYRDVQELKPGYALVVKKNGEVSEELVRVPQERRSCSFERIYFSRGSDKDIYQERKMLGRLLAPILLKMVDYDLDKTVFSYIPNTAETAFYGMVGAIREECDKNKMEQIKQLGADITDQKLQDIIQKEPRIEKIAVKDVKMRTFIADDQSRDDLVAHVYDVTYGVVKNQEDTLVIIDDSIVRGTTLKKSILSILDRLHPKKIIIVSSAPQIRYPDCYGIDMAKLGDFCAFQAAIALLKERGMQQVIDEVYKKCKEQQNLPKEEIVNYVKEIYKPFTAQEVSDKIAEMLTPDNIDAEVAIVYQTIENLHIACPNDKGDWYFTGNYPTPGGNKVVNTSYINFIEGVNSRAY, encoded by the coding sequence GTACGGACTGCATAAGCTTTACCTCTTAATGGAGAAGCAGCACAACAGAGGGCAGGATGGCGCCGGGGTAGCCAGCTTAAAGCTCGATCAGAAATCGGGTACCAAATACCTTTCTCGTAGGCGTTCTAACAAAAGTAATCCCATTCAGGATGTTTTTCAGGGTATTAACGATTCCATAGCAAAAGTAAATGGAAGTAATACTGATTTAATCAATGATCCTATATGGGCTAAAGGAAACGTACCTTTTTGTGCAGAGCTTTATTTGGGACACCTGCGTTATGGAACTTTTGGGCGTAGCAGTATCGATTATGTGCATCCCGTAATGCGCGAAAACAACTGGCGCTCGCGTAACCTCGTGCTGGCAGGCAACTTTAACCTCACCAATGTAGATGAGATATTCCGTAACCTTGAAGATCTGGGACAGCACCCCAAAGATTTTACGGATACGGTGACTATGCTCGAAAACCTGGGGCATTTTCTGGATGAGGAAAACCAATTACTCTTTCGTCAATATAAAAACGAGGGATACAGTAATCGCGAGATATCGCATAAGATAGAGGACAGCCTTGATGTAAAACAAATACTTGAACGATCCAGTCGCAAGTGGGATGGCGGATATGTAGTAGCCGGTATGTTTGGCCATGGCGATGCCTTTGTTACGCGCGACCCCTGGGGTATACGTCCGGCATCTTATTACATCGACGATGAGGTAGTAGTGGTGGCCTCGGAGCGGGCTGTAATTCAAACGGCTATGAATGTGGCGTATCGCGATGTGCAGGAACTTAAGCCCGGATACGCGCTGGTAGTAAAAAAGAATGGCGAGGTATCTGAAGAACTGGTGCGCGTGCCACAGGAGCGCAGATCTTGTTCCTTCGAGCGTATTTACTTCTCGCGTGGCAGCGATAAAGATATCTATCAGGAACGGAAGATGCTGGGGCGGCTCCTGGCCCCCATCTTGCTTAAGATGGTGGATTACGATCTGGATAAAACCGTGTTCTCCTACATCCCCAATACTGCCGAAACAGCTTTTTACGGCATGGTGGGTGCGATAAGGGAAGAGTGCGATAAAAATAAAATGGAACAGATTAAGCAATTGGGAGCGGATATTACAGACCAAAAGTTGCAGGACATCATCCAAAAAGAACCCAGGATAGAGAAGATTGCGGTGAAAGACGTTAAGATGCGTACCTTTATCGCCGACGACCAAAGTCGTGACGATCTGGTGGCGCACGTATATGATGTAACTTACGGTGTGGTAAAAAATCAGGAGGATACATTAGTTATCATTGATGACTCAATTGTTAGAGGCACTACACTTAAAAAGAGTATCCTAAGCATTTTGGACAGGCTGCACCCCAAAAAGATTATTATCGTTTCGTCGGCCCCTCAAATCAGGTACCCGGATTGTTACGGAATAGATATGGCCAAGCTGGGTGATTTTTGTGCTTTCCAGGCTGCCATCGCCTTACTAAAGGAGAGGGGCATGCAGCAGGTAATTGATGAGGTGTATAAAAAATGTAAGGAGCAGCAAAACCTGCCAAAAGAGGAGATTGTAAATTACGTAAAAGAAATATACAAACCATTTACAGCGCAAGAGGTTTCGGACAAAATTGCCGAAATGCTAACACCGGACAATATTGATGCCGAAGTGGCTATTGTGTATCAAACCATTGAAAACCTGCACATAGCCTGCCCCAACGATAAAGGGGACTGGTACTTTACAGGCAATTACCCCACCCCGGGTGGTAATAAAGTGGTAAACACCTCCTATATTAATTTTATAGAAGGGGTAAATTCCAGAGCGTATTAA
- a CDS encoding DUF4959 domain-containing protein has product MKGRAEKVLFCYFKLYGLKYTSRIQQKLLEISRYYPQCSIRKICSGTILLGLILHATSCSKQEDSDTIPPGQVTGVTVQALNSAVLLKWINPSDEDFAFTIISYGAVLYGDTPKEVTYKNEKKVENLINGTQYTFELCAVDYDGNISEPVSVKATPDKYITVIQRKDIKDETFGGLNTMFPIHTVINNINLYANKESLP; this is encoded by the coding sequence ATGAAGGGACGGGCCGAGAAAGTGCTTTTCTGTTATTTTAAGCTGTATGGCTTAAAATATACCAGCCGTATCCAACAAAAATTACTCGAAATTAGTAGATATTATCCGCAATGCTCGATAAGAAAAATTTGTTCAGGTACTATTTTATTAGGACTAATTTTGCATGCAACATCGTGCAGTAAGCAGGAAGATTCGGACACAATACCACCAGGGCAAGTAACGGGGGTGACAGTCCAAGCACTAAATAGTGCCGTTTTGTTGAAATGGATTAATCCTTCTGATGAAGATTTTGCATTTACAATAATTTCGTATGGAGCGGTTTTATATGGCGATACACCAAAAGAAGTGACCTATAAGAATGAGAAGAAAGTTGAAAATTTAATAAATGGTACGCAATATACGTTTGAGCTTTGTGCGGTTGATTATGACGGAAATATTTCTGAGCCTGTTTCTGTAAAGGCTACTCCGGATAAATATATAACTGTTATTCAAAGAAAAGATATTAAAGATGAAACATTTGGTGGGCTAAATACAATGTTTCCGATACATACAGTTATCAACAACATTAATTTGTACGCAAACAAAGAAAGTTTACCTTAA
- a CDS encoding serine hydrolase domain-containing protein, which yields MEAGGEAMKWNKPTAWIVAVPTMLIASYALLPAYLQNSIRYLFPGIQDHRIFENREVKANSPIPWELASDYMQHSLLKSERDTLEHYKSVAYLIIQNNAIVYEEYWDGYGPGSLSNSFSAAKSIVGLLIGVAIDEGLIEDVEQAVGDFIPEYNTPPNKQLKIKHLLTMSSGLNWNESYANPFSITTKAYYGKKVNQLVKNLTVIETPGKEFHYKSGDTQLLSLILKKATGKSLSAYASEKLWTPLGAEKAALWSLDKNRGDEKAYCCFNSNARDFARLGKLILNNGMMNGKQLVPTKYIKESISPARHLVHHEDKKPVDFYGYQWWILHHEGDTIPYARGIYGQYIFALKNHNAVVVRLGHERNNRYINHHPAEIFSYVSTAKRILEER from the coding sequence ATGGAAGCCGGAGGTGAAGCGATGAAGTGGAATAAACCTACCGCCTGGATTGTTGCCGTGCCTACCATGCTCATAGCTTCCTATGCACTTTTGCCCGCGTATCTGCAAAATTCCATCCGCTATTTGTTTCCGGGCATCCAGGATCATCGAATTTTTGAGAACAGAGAGGTAAAAGCCAACAGTCCCATCCCCTGGGAATTGGCCTCCGATTATATGCAACACAGTCTGCTAAAATCGGAACGCGATACCCTGGAACATTACAAATCGGTAGCTTATCTTATTATTCAAAATAACGCCATCGTTTACGAAGAGTATTGGGATGGGTATGGTCCCGGCTCACTGTCTAACTCCTTCTCTGCCGCCAAAAGCATTGTAGGTCTGCTTATAGGCGTTGCCATTGACGAAGGTCTTATCGAAGATGTGGAGCAAGCCGTAGGGGATTTTATCCCGGAATACAATACGCCACCAAACAAGCAACTTAAAATAAAGCATTTGCTTACCATGAGCTCGGGACTCAACTGGAACGAAAGCTATGCCAACCCATTTTCGATCACCACCAAAGCCTATTATGGAAAAAAGGTAAATCAATTGGTGAAAAACCTTACTGTGATAGAAACTCCCGGCAAGGAGTTCCATTATAAAAGTGGCGATACGCAGTTGCTATCCCTTATCCTTAAAAAAGCTACCGGAAAATCATTATCGGCCTATGCCTCCGAAAAACTATGGACACCACTTGGGGCAGAAAAAGCGGCTCTTTGGAGTTTAGATAAAAATAGAGGCGACGAAAAAGCATATTGCTGCTTTAACAGCAATGCAAGGGATTTTGCACGCTTAGGAAAACTAATACTCAATAATGGCATGATGAACGGAAAACAATTGGTACCGACTAAATACATTAAGGAATCTATTTCTCCGGCTAGGCACTTGGTACACCACGAAGATAAAAAACCGGTTGACTTTTACGGCTATCAATGGTGGATCCTACATCACGAAGGCGATACAATACCGTATGCCCGGGGCATTTACGGGCAGTATATATTTGCGTTAAAAAATCACAATGCCGTTGTGGTCCGTTTGGGCCATGAGCGCAACAACAGGTATATAAACCATCATCCGGCAGAGATATTCAGTTACGTTTCTACAGCAAAAAGGATATTGGAGGAGCGGTAG
- a CDS encoding dihydrolipoyl dehydrogenase family protein — protein sequence MKNYDLIVIGSGPAGFSAAMRALDFGLSICIVEGAHLGGAGVMNGALTSKTMYELSMDYAVAARTDRGYRSGSLSVDFGQVIKTVMQAAKEKQYQMLSQIETFSDGKPYPGSLCLKRGWAKFIDSHTISVTGKQGTETLKAKSFVIATGARPRHAPGLDIDHERIIDSDDLLKLTKFPERMLIVGSGIIGCEMATIFSNFKQTEVHLLDRANRVLPYEDDDVSSFVSKNLEDNGVIIHHTAHLRTINKHPNHLEVILDYDDGHSKVIEVDVALVAIGRVPNTDNLGLEEIGVTTTERGTLEIADHCVLRDANNTCHIYAAGDITGHAQLYSVAEFQGRLASEQIADTPCYPMDYSHMSTLMFFKPEVASVGRNEKQLRAANTPYKVAYYSNQLVNRAIAMRSTMGFIKIIVSNGDEPKILGMRAGGPQASAYIVSVAHLINQGNSLVEVLRIFYPHPSLAEGIQECLRTLSGKSIYKPEAFPEFIKFKEWKPEVKR from the coding sequence ATGAAAAATTACGATTTAATAGTTATAGGCTCAGGGCCGGCCGGTTTTTCGGCGGCCATGCGGGCATTGGATTTTGGTTTAAGTATTTGCATTGTGGAAGGGGCTCACCTGGGCGGGGCAGGTGTTATGAATGGTGCCCTCACCTCCAAAACGATGTACGAGCTAAGCATGGATTATGCCGTCGCCGCCCGTACCGACAGGGGATACCGATCGGGAAGTCTGAGCGTTGACTTTGGGCAGGTGATAAAAACGGTGATGCAGGCCGCTAAGGAAAAGCAATATCAGATGTTGAGCCAAATAGAGACTTTTTCGGATGGAAAACCTTACCCCGGCTCTTTATGCTTAAAAAGAGGCTGGGCAAAATTTATCGATTCCCATACCATATCCGTCACCGGAAAACAAGGCACGGAAACCCTGAAAGCAAAAAGCTTTGTGATTGCTACCGGGGCTCGTCCACGCCATGCGCCGGGCCTGGATATCGACCACGAAAGAATTATCGATTCCGATGATTTGCTGAAGCTCACCAAGTTTCCGGAGCGCATGCTCATCGTTGGTTCGGGAATCATAGGTTGCGAAATGGCCACCATATTTAGCAACTTTAAACAAACCGAAGTGCACTTGCTCGATAGAGCCAACCGGGTATTACCCTACGAAGATGACGACGTGAGTTCCTTTGTGTCCAAAAATCTGGAAGACAATGGGGTTATCATTCACCATACGGCACACCTACGAACCATTAACAAACATCCAAACCATCTGGAGGTAATCCTGGATTACGATGATGGCCACAGCAAGGTGATTGAAGTAGATGTGGCACTTGTGGCCATCGGCAGGGTGCCGAACACAGACAATTTAGGACTGGAGGAGATTGGCGTAACAACCACCGAGCGGGGTACCCTGGAAATTGCCGACCATTGCGTATTGCGCGATGCCAACAATACATGCCATATTTATGCCGCAGGCGATATTACAGGACATGCACAACTCTACAGTGTAGCAGAGTTTCAGGGCAGACTCGCGTCGGAACAGATAGCCGATACGCCCTGCTATCCGATGGACTATTCGCATATGTCCACCCTCATGTTCTTTAAGCCGGAGGTAGCGTCGGTGGGGCGCAATGAAAAGCAATTGCGCGCAGCAAATACGCCCTATAAAGTAGCTTATTACTCCAACCAATTGGTTAACCGAGCCATTGCCATGCGCAGCACCATGGGTTTTATTAAAATTATTGTGAGCAATGGCGACGAACCCAAAATACTGGGCATGCGCGCCGGTGGGCCACAAGCTTCGGCCTATATTGTTTCGGTGGCACACCTAATCAATCAGGGCAACAGCCTGGTTGAAGTGCTGCGCATCTTTTACCCCCACCCCAGTCTGGCCGAAGGAATCCAAGAGTGCCTGCGAACACTAAGTGGCAAGTCCATCTACAAACCGGAGGCTTTTCCGGAATTTATCAAATTTAAAGAATGGAAGCCGGAGGTGAAGCGATGA
- a CDS encoding DNA-3-methyladenine glycosylase, giving the protein MRIIGDYYRQDVIALSKDLLGKILVRRFDDGSELRAKITEVEAYRGEEDLACHASKGRTKRTEVMYHQGGSLYVYLIYGMYWLLNIVSGEAGQPQAILIRGLENIKGPGRVGKALQLDKSFYGEDLNLSERIWLERPTKLDQLSIKKSERIGVAYAGLEWANKQWRFFI; this is encoded by the coding sequence ATGCGGATTATAGGTGATTATTACAGACAGGACGTCATTGCGTTATCCAAAGATTTGCTGGGCAAAATTTTGGTACGACGGTTTGACGATGGTTCCGAATTGCGTGCTAAAATTACCGAGGTGGAGGCATACCGTGGCGAAGAGGATTTGGCCTGCCATGCCAGTAAAGGACGCACCAAACGTACCGAAGTAATGTATCACCAAGGAGGCAGCCTATACGTTTACCTGATTTACGGTATGTATTGGCTCCTCAACATCGTGAGCGGTGAAGCCGGACAGCCACAAGCGATTCTGATTAGAGGACTCGAGAACATAAAGGGCCCCGGGCGTGTGGGCAAAGCTTTGCAGCTGGATAAAAGTTTTTATGGCGAAGATTTAAATCTATCGGAAAGGATATGGCTAGAGCGGCCAACGAAATTGGATCAGCTTTCAATTAAAAAATCGGAGAGGATTGGTGTGGCGTATGCAGGATTGGAATGGGCAAACAAGCAATGGCGCTTTTTTATTTGA
- the rplM gene encoding 50S ribosomal protein L13 yields MNTLSYKTVSANKATANKEWVVVDAKDMVVGRLASKVAKLLRGKYKPNFTPHVDCGDNVIILNADKVRLTGNKWEQRTFYFHSGYPGGRTDVTPAQLFARSPERLVERAVKGMLPKTRLGRQLFRNLFVYAGAEHKQEAQKPKTIDLNLYK; encoded by the coding sequence GTGAATACTTTAAGTTACAAAACAGTATCGGCAAACAAAGCAACCGCTAACAAAGAGTGGGTTGTGGTAGATGCAAAAGACATGGTTGTAGGTCGTTTGGCTTCGAAGGTGGCAAAATTGCTGCGCGGTAAGTACAAACCCAACTTTACACCACACGTAGACTGCGGGGATAACGTGATTATCCTAAACGCAGACAAAGTTCGTTTAACAGGTAACAAGTGGGAACAAAGAACTTTCTATTTCCACTCCGGATATCCGGGCGGTCGTACCGATGTTACCCCTGCACAATTGTTTGCCAGAAGTCCGGAGCGACTTGTAGAGAGAGCTGTAAAAGGCATGTTGCCAAAAACTCGTTTGGGACGCCAGTTGTTCCGTAATTTATTTGTGTATGCGGGAGCAGAACACAAGCAAGAGGCACAAAAGCCAAAAACAATTGATTTAAACTTATATAAGTGA
- the rpsI gene encoding 30S ribosomal protein S9, with protein MEVTNAIGRRKSAVARIYLGEGKGQITINKRELKDYFPAPTLQYIVTQPLNTLGVLENYDIKVNIYGGGSKGQAEAIRLAISRALVKIDEENKPALKAQGFMTRDARVVERKKPGQPKARKKFQFSKR; from the coding sequence ATGGAAGTAACAAACGCAATCGGTAGAAGAAAGTCGGCAGTGGCTCGTATCTACTTAGGCGAAGGTAAAGGACAAATTACCATCAACAAGCGTGAGCTTAAGGATTACTTTCCGGCGCCTACCTTACAATATATCGTAACACAGCCCTTGAACACTTTGGGAGTGCTTGAGAATTATGATATTAAAGTAAATATCTACGGTGGAGGAAGTAAAGGACAAGCGGAAGCGATAAGACTAGCTATTTCGCGCGCCCTCGTTAAAATTGATGAGGAAAACAAACCGGCTTTAAAAGCACAAGGGTTTATGACTCGCGACGCAAGAGTTGTTGAGCGTAAAAAACCAGGACAGCCTAAAGCACGTAAGAAATTTCAATTTAGTAAACGTTAA
- the rpsB gene encoding 30S ribosomal protein S2 translates to MARTNFDELLEAGVHFGHLKRKWNPAMAPYIFMERNGIHIIDLHKTAAKIDEAAEALKQIAKSGRKILFVATKKQAKEIIAEKMKAINMPYVSERWAGGMLTNFPTIRKAVKKMTTIDKMMADPSAWKNLSKRERLQITRQRAKLEKTLGSISDLTRLPAAMFVIDVMKENIAVREANKLNIPVFGMVDTNSNPIGLDFVIPANDDASKSIELITDIMVKAIEEGLNERKVEREYEAAAKKDKPAKKETAKKTRIPAKDKAPKEDAAEAKATDEKAPKVEAKDEKAPEAELKKEKATGETTPEVKATEASSKEDEKTE, encoded by the coding sequence ATGGCAAGAACAAATTTTGATGAATTACTAGAGGCCGGTGTACACTTCGGTCACTTAAAAAGAAAATGGAATCCGGCAATGGCGCCTTATATTTTTATGGAGCGCAACGGTATCCACATTATTGATCTTCATAAAACGGCAGCCAAGATTGATGAGGCAGCCGAGGCCTTAAAGCAAATTGCAAAATCGGGACGTAAAATATTATTCGTGGCTACTAAAAAACAAGCCAAGGAAATTATAGCCGAAAAAATGAAGGCCATTAACATGCCCTACGTTTCGGAACGATGGGCAGGAGGTATGCTTACTAACTTCCCTACTATCCGTAAGGCAGTTAAAAAAATGACGACCATCGACAAGATGATGGCAGATCCGAGTGCCTGGAAAAACCTTTCGAAAAGAGAGCGTTTGCAAATCACCCGTCAAAGGGCGAAGTTAGAAAAAACACTGGGTAGTATCTCTGATCTTACACGCCTACCGGCAGCCATGTTTGTTATTGACGTAATGAAGGAGAACATTGCGGTGCGAGAGGCCAATAAGCTGAATATTCCTGTGTTTGGAATGGTAGATACCAACTCTAACCCAATAGGGCTTGACTTTGTTATACCTGCTAACGACGATGCCTCCAAGTCTATTGAACTCATTACCGATATCATGGTAAAAGCTATTGAGGAAGGGCTGAATGAGAGAAAAGTGGAGCGCGAATACGAAGCCGCAGCCAAGAAGGACAAGCCGGCAAAAAAGGAAACAGCCAAGAAAACGAGGATACCTGCTAAGGACAAGGCACCTAAGGAGGATGCTGCAGAAGCCAAAGCTACGGACGAAAAAGCGCCAAAAGTAGAAGCCAAGGATGAAAAAGCGCCGGAGGCGGAACTCAAGAAGGAGAAAGCAACAGGCGAAACTACACCCGAAGTAAAAGCTACAGAGGCTTCTTCGAAAGAAGATGAGAAAACAGAATAA
- the tsf gene encoding translation elongation factor Ts encodes MAIKAADVSKLRKMTGAGMMDCKKALTETDGDFDAAVEYIRKKGQAMASKRADRETTEGATRAMVSADGKKGAVLVLKCETDFVGKNESFVALTDSILETALKSDATNVDAVLELTLNGLSIKDVITEQIGVIGEKIEIANYAVLTAEHVVPYIHPGNQLSVIVGFNQAGFPEQVGKDVAMQVAAMAPVGVDKESVPADIVEQELRIGRDKAKEEGKPEAMLDKIAQGRLGKFFKESTLLEQDFVKDNKKSIKQYLEESSKGLTVTDFKRFSLS; translated from the coding sequence ATGGCTATTAAAGCTGCTGATGTAAGCAAACTCAGAAAAATGACCGGTGCCGGTATGATGGACTGCAAGAAGGCATTAACCGAAACCGATGGCGATTTTGATGCTGCCGTAGAATATATCCGCAAAAAAGGTCAGGCAATGGCGAGCAAGCGTGCCGATCGTGAAACTACAGAAGGGGCTACCAGAGCAATGGTAAGTGCCGATGGTAAAAAAGGTGCCGTTTTAGTTTTGAAATGCGAAACAGATTTTGTTGGAAAAAATGAGAGCTTTGTAGCTTTAACCGACTCTATCCTGGAAACGGCACTTAAAAGCGATGCCACAAATGTGGATGCTGTTTTGGAGCTCACACTGAATGGTTTATCCATTAAAGATGTAATTACCGAGCAAATTGGTGTTATAGGTGAGAAAATTGAAATTGCTAATTATGCCGTGCTTACTGCAGAACACGTGGTACCTTACATTCATCCCGGCAACCAACTTTCGGTTATCGTAGGCTTTAATCAGGCCGGCTTCCCCGAGCAGGTGGGCAAGGATGTGGCTATGCAAGTTGCCGCTATGGCGCCTGTAGGTGTAGATAAAGAATCAGTGCCGGCCGACATTGTGGAGCAAGAACTAAGGATAGGCAGAGACAAAGCAAAGGAGGAAGGTAAGCCTGAAGCTATGCTGGATAAGATTGCACAAGGACGTCTTGGTAAATTCTTTAAAGAATCTACTTTGTTAGAGCAGGATTTTGTTAAAGACAATAAAAAGTCTATCAAGCAATACCTGGAAGAAAGCAGTAAAGGTCTTACAGTTACAGATTTTAAGCGTTTTTCTTTAAGCTAA
- a CDS encoding type I restriction enzyme HsdR N-terminal domain-containing protein codes for MQKLNLPTYTFTVSDTGGKKKIFDRIRKKMVTLTPEEWVRQNFILYLSTNKGYPLSLMAVEANVNINGLSQRADIVVYNTRRLPALIVECKAPSVKITQSVFEQALRYNIKLQTSLVCVTNGLQHYCAKLHGGGGYTFLEEIPCYK; via the coding sequence ATGCAAAAACTCAATTTACCTACATATACATTTACCGTATCCGATACAGGCGGAAAAAAAAAGATATTTGATAGGATACGAAAAAAAATGGTGACCCTGACCCCGGAAGAATGGGTGCGACAAAATTTTATTCTTTATTTGTCAACAAACAAGGGTTATCCACTTTCGTTGATGGCGGTTGAAGCTAATGTGAATATCAATGGCTTGAGCCAGCGTGCCGATATTGTTGTGTACAACACGCGCCGCTTACCTGCTTTAATAGTAGAGTGCAAAGCACCTTCGGTAAAAATAACCCAATCAGTATTTGAGCAGGCATTGCGCTATAATATAAAGCTACAAACCAGTTTGGTTTGTGTTACCAACGGTTTACAACATTATTGCGCCAAATTACATGGGGGTGGAGGGTATACGTTTTTAGAAGAAATACCGTGTTATAAATAA
- a CDS encoding GNAT family N-acetyltransferase, producing the protein MNETVALRAVEPADVDLLYQWENDMELWVYSETLKPFSKQQLTQYLKGINLDIYQSKELRLMIETEGDSPKTVGIIDMFDFDPYHSRAGVGIMVHKAFRDRGYAAMGLDLFIDYCFNTLGIHQLYCSIAVNNKKSIHLFQSKGFIRAGIKKQWRKVGREYIDEGFYQLLNR; encoded by the coding sequence GTGAATGAAACCGTAGCCTTAAGAGCCGTAGAGCCCGCTGATGTAGATTTGTTGTATCAATGGGAAAACGACATGGAGTTGTGGGTATATTCCGAAACGTTGAAGCCTTTTAGTAAACAACAGCTAACGCAATATTTAAAGGGTATTAATTTGGATATATACCAATCGAAAGAGCTAAGGCTGATGATAGAAACCGAAGGGGACAGTCCTAAAACGGTCGGCATCATCGACATGTTCGATTTCGACCCCTACCACAGTCGTGCAGGAGTGGGTATCATGGTGCATAAGGCTTTCCGCGACAGAGGTTATGCCGCTATGGGGCTGGATCTCTTTATCGACTACTGTTTTAACACTTTGGGTATCCATCAACTCTATTGCTCCATAGCTGTCAATAACAAAAAAAGCATCCATCTATTCCAAAGCAAGGGATTTATACGTGCCGGCATCAAAAAACAATGGCGCAAAGTGGGGCGGGAATATATCGATGAGGGTTTTTATCAGCTGCTAAATAGATAA